A section of the Engystomops pustulosus chromosome 3, aEngPut4.maternal, whole genome shotgun sequence genome encodes:
- the LOC140121045 gene encoding uncharacterized protein isoform X2 — MSSKRDKSKIRSSSSCEDRGREKNKRKRSRSRSSSVSSSSSSSSSSRSSSSSHSSSSSSSRSSSSSQDSRKHKSKKASKEKHNKKNRKKDSKIKKKKEKKKKRESSPVQISKYLKDKKKNENYSMITGKKIKMKVKKSKEDKERDRNRAKLLEFLNSSM, encoded by the exons ATGTCAAGCAAACGTGACAAGTCAAAGATCCGCTCTTCATCGTCCTGTGAAGATAGAG gaagagaaaaaaataaaaggaaacgcAGCCGGAGCAGATCTTCTTCTGTGTCTTCATCTTCCTCCTCGTCTTCATCTTCACGCTCCTCTTCATCCTCGCACTCGTCTTCATCTTCCAGTAGCAGAAGCAGCTCCAGCAGTCAAG ATTCACGGAAACATAAATCAAAAAAGGCATCGAaggaaaaacacaacaaaaag aacaggaaaaaagacagcaaaataaagaagaagaaagagaagaaaaagaaaCGGGAGTCCAGCCCTGTACAGATCTCTAAG TACTTAAAAGACAAAAAGAAGAATGAGAATTACAGTATGATCACCGGGAAGAAGATCAAGATGAAGGTGAAGAAGAGCAAAGAGGACAAAGAG AGAGACAGAAATCGAGCCAAACTTCTGGAATTCCTAAATTCTTCCATGTGA
- the LOC140121045 gene encoding uncharacterized protein isoform X1 translates to MPSCIIKGCFNTWKQKDSNVILHVFPKEKECIRSWLIQSPENFPNVEELVEKIHSQNKYGTVRLCSKHFNDDQYFHEGTKRRLRPKAVPTIFIAAEKLPSEKVVRKRRRKTGADGDLSMPGESIEGASSNVIFYPQTSDPNNSFPQQVLPSHLQIVIPSTSLLGMGKPKMYEKAINTDMYYSRKCQAVGTDPMFGKRNFAVQTMPWKGKSQGTLCSILLTNYSKFKPGMTQPQHRVWQSGMDNVGNASYRESPRMLLGQAANNALPKQIGTKSDHTHHTASSSFTKSDHEAFDRNIKVERRSPTSNDCGHSPKPIHDGPRLTPELNQNLTTLVVKKEETDHSENESSTDDSEEDEKCTANSLDKLQGHCSDPENDANFTVLKSCLYDLIKLVRCQYGGTCHSPLTNVQVKTLGSVIAIDVLCCKGHNSTLWHSQPGQKSMAGGDPLTPGGEPSQIESSDIKTYIHNLEYSDDAPM, encoded by the coding sequence ATGCCTTCGTGCATTATTAAAGGCTGTTTTAACACATGGAAGCAAAAAGATTCCAATGTTATTTTACACGTCTTTCCCAAAGAAAAAGAGTGTATAAGATCGTGGCTAATCCAGTCACCGGAGAACTTTCCGAATGTCGAAGAATTGGTGGAGAAAATTCACTCCCAGAATAAATACGGCACCGTAAGGCTGTGCTCCAAACACTTCAACGATGATCAGTATTTCCACGAGGGGACAAAGCGAAGGCTCAGGCCTAAGGCGGTGCCCACCATCTTCATAGCGGCTGAAAAACTTCCTTCCGAAAAAGTAGTAAGAAAAAGACGGAGGAAAACGGGCGCAGATGGCGATCTGTCCATGCCTGGTGAAAGCATTGAGGGGGCGTCGAGCAATGTTATATTTTATCCACAAACATCCGACCCCAATAACTCCTTCCCCCAACAGGTTTTACCTTCACATCTACAGATTGTGATCCCGAGTACAAGTCTACTGGGAATGGGGAAACCCAAAATGTATGAAAAGGCTATTAACACCGATATGTATTATAGTCGAAAATGCCAAGCGGTGGGGACCGATCCGATGTTTGGGAAAAGAAATTTTGCCGTCCAAACCATGCCATGGAAAGGAAAATCTCAGGGTACCCTGTGTTCCATCCTATTGACAAATTACTCCAAATTTAAGCCGGGGATGACgcaaccccagcacagagtttggcaAAGTGGCATGGACAACGTGGGCAATGCTTCTTACAGGGAATCCCCCCGGATGCTCCTGGGACAAGCGGCTAACAACGCTCTTCCTAAACAGATTGGCACAAAGTCCGATCATACCCATCATACAGCGTCTTCCTCATTCACAAAAAGTGACCACGAAGCATTTGACCGCAATATAAAGGTTGAGAGGAGGAGTCCTACAAGTAACGACTGTGGACATTCGCCCAAGCCTATCCACGACGGACCGCGGCTAACCCCTGAACTGAATCAAAACTTAACGACGTTGGTTGTGAAAAAGGAAGAAACCGATCACTCGGAGAACGAATCCAGCACGGACGACTCGGAAGAGGACGAGAAGTGTACCGCAAATTCTCTCGACAAACTTCAAGGACATTGTAGTGACCCCGAGAACGACGCAAACTTTACCGTGCTAAAAAGCTGCTTGTACGACCTCATCAAGCTGGTCCGGTGTCAGTACGGCGGCACATGTCATTCGCCTTTAACAAACGTTCAGGTCAAAACGTTGGGCTCCGTCATCGCCATCGACGTTCTCTGCTGCAAGGGTCACAATTCCACACTGTGGCACAGCCAACCGGGGCAGAAGAGTATGGCCGGGGGGGATCCATTGACGCCGGGGGGAGAACCTTCACAGATCGAGTCTTCAGATATtaagacatatatacacaatctGGAATATTCGGATGATGCCCCGATGTAA